A stretch of Acidimicrobiales bacterium DNA encodes these proteins:
- a CDS encoding OB-fold domain-containing protein, translating to MNGTRGILAYGAHVPYRRLARSAIAEVMGAGGGRGYRAVASFDEDTTTMGVEAARQALAGGTPTPRALWFSTVAPAYLDKTNATVVHAALRLDASVPALDFGGAPRSAVGALRTALASGDRTLVVASDLRVGLPTGPEDGGGGDAATAILVGSDEDGPLLAEYLGGATATAEFTDRWRTPGEAHSRTWEARFGEQAYLPLAHRAWTDALEATNLTAADVTVAAVAGLHSRATKKAAAALGVAVAEDRTDTVGNAGAAHPTLLLADVLDGATPGDVVALVVLADGCEVLFFRATDALAAGRPTRSVADQVEDRADVSYALYLAWRGLLEVQPPNRPEPNRPSSSAAARRSDWKHGFVGSTDRSTGITHLPPSRVGISSGEVDDMEPAPMADAEGTVATFTVDRLAYSPSPPVVFAVVDFDGGGRMPVELTDVDPSEVEIGTRVEMVFRRLFTADGLHNYFWKGRPLRG from the coding sequence ATGAACGGCACACGGGGGATCCTCGCCTACGGCGCCCACGTGCCCTACCGGCGTCTCGCCCGTTCGGCCATCGCCGAGGTGATGGGCGCCGGTGGTGGTCGTGGGTACCGCGCCGTCGCCTCGTTCGACGAGGACACCACCACCATGGGCGTGGAGGCGGCCCGCCAAGCCCTGGCCGGCGGTACCCCCACTCCCCGGGCCCTCTGGTTTTCGACGGTCGCCCCCGCCTATTTGGACAAGACCAACGCCACAGTCGTCCACGCCGCCCTACGCCTGGACGCCTCGGTCCCGGCCCTGGACTTCGGCGGAGCGCCCCGATCGGCGGTCGGAGCCCTTCGCACCGCCCTGGCCTCTGGCGACCGGACTCTGGTGGTGGCCTCCGACCTCCGGGTCGGCCTGCCTACCGGTCCCGAGGACGGGGGCGGCGGCGACGCCGCGACAGCCATACTGGTCGGGTCCGACGAGGACGGCCCGCTGCTGGCCGAGTATCTGGGAGGAGCCACGGCCACGGCCGAATTCACCGACCGATGGCGGACCCCCGGCGAGGCCCACTCCCGGACCTGGGAGGCCCGGTTCGGCGAGCAGGCCTACCTGCCCCTGGCCCACCGGGCCTGGACTGATGCCCTGGAGGCCACGAACCTGACGGCTGCTGACGTGACAGTCGCCGCGGTAGCCGGCTTGCACAGTCGGGCCACCAAGAAGGCGGCCGCCGCCCTAGGTGTGGCCGTCGCCGAAGACCGGACCGACACGGTCGGGAATGCCGGTGCCGCCCATCCGACGCTCCTGCTGGCCGACGTCCTCGACGGTGCGACGCCGGGCGACGTAGTGGCTCTCGTTGTGTTGGCCGACGGCTGCGAGGTCCTGTTCTTCCGGGCTACCGACGCCCTGGCCGCTGGACGGCCGACCCGGTCGGTAGCCGACCAAGTTGAGGACCGGGCCGACGTGTCCTACGCCTTGTACCTGGCCTGGCGGGGCCTCCTGGAGGTCCAGCCGCCCAACCGACCGGAGCCCAACCGCCCGTCGTCGTCGGCCGCCGCCCGGCGAAGCGACTGGAAGCACGGCTTCGTGGGCTCCACCGACCGGTCCACCGGCATCACCCACCTCCCGCCGTCGCGGGTAGGGATCTCCAGCGGCGAAGTCGACGATATGGAACCAGCGCCCATGGCCGACGCCGAGGGCACCGTGGCCACCTTCACCGTCGACCGCCTGGCCTACTCGCCCAGCCCGCCGGTGGTGTTCGCCGTAGTTGACTTCGACGGGGGCGGGAGGATGCCCGTCGAGCTGACCGACGTGGACCCGTCGGAGGTAGAGATCGGCACCCGGGTGGAGATGGTGTTCCGCCGGCTGTTCACGGCCGACGGCCTGCACAACTACTTCTGGAAAGGCCGGCCCCTCCGGGGCTGA
- a CDS encoding acetyl-CoA acetyltransferase: protein MASHGIRDRVAIIGMGCTPFREHWDRSLDDLLIEAHGLALASAGMTKDDIDAYWYGTSQSSASGISLATPLRLDNRPVTRVENYCATGSEALRQACYAVASGAYDVAVAIGAEKVKDGGYQGLNAFPIPTDGTNRTLTAAAMFSLILPAYAERYGIDEDDLRHVVARIAEKNHYNGARNELAQFRQETSAEVICDMAAVAGRLSVFDCAGVADGAAAAIVVSAEQAADLCDDPLYVKALSLVAGNGSGLVDPSFDFTTLPECAASAADAYAQAGITDPRAELAMAEVHDCFTPTELVLMEDLGFCDRGTAWREVLDGTFALDGDLPVNPDGGLKSFGHPVGASGLRMHYEAWLQLRGRAPEERRIGTLADRSRALVHNLGGYPGEMVSFVGIVGTEKD, encoded by the coding sequence ATGGCCTCACACGGAATCCGCGATCGGGTAGCGATCATAGGTATGGGCTGTACGCCGTTTCGCGAACACTGGGACCGCTCCCTGGACGACCTGCTGATCGAAGCCCACGGCCTGGCTTTGGCCTCGGCGGGCATGACCAAGGACGACATTGACGCCTACTGGTACGGAACCTCGCAGTCCTCGGCGTCGGGCATCTCGCTGGCCACCCCGCTCCGACTGGACAACCGCCCCGTGACCCGGGTCGAGAACTACTGCGCCACCGGCTCGGAGGCGCTGCGCCAGGCCTGCTACGCGGTGGCCTCCGGGGCCTACGACGTGGCGGTGGCCATCGGTGCCGAGAAGGTCAAGGACGGCGGCTACCAGGGCCTCAACGCCTTCCCGATCCCCACCGACGGGACCAACCGCACGCTCACCGCGGCGGCCATGTTCAGCCTCATCCTGCCCGCCTATGCCGAGCGTTACGGGATCGACGAGGACGATCTGCGCCACGTGGTGGCGCGGATCGCCGAGAAAAACCACTACAACGGGGCGCGCAACGAACTGGCTCAGTTCCGCCAGGAGACCTCGGCCGAGGTCATTTGCGACATGGCCGCCGTGGCCGGCCGCCTCTCGGTCTTCGACTGCGCCGGAGTGGCCGACGGGGCGGCAGCGGCCATCGTGGTTTCCGCCGAGCAGGCCGCCGACCTCTGCGACGACCCGCTGTATGTGAAGGCCCTGTCGCTGGTGGCCGGCAACGGTTCCGGCCTGGTCGACCCGTCGTTCGACTTCACCACGCTGCCCGAGTGTGCGGCGTCGGCTGCCGACGCCTATGCCCAGGCCGGGATCACCGACCCCCGTGCCGAGCTGGCCATGGCCGAGGTCCACGACTGCTTCACGCCCACCGAGCTTGTCCTCATGGAAGATCTCGGGTTCTGCGACCGAGGTACCGCATGGCGCGAGGTCCTGGACGGGACGTTCGCCTTGGACGGCGACCTACCAGTGAACCCGGACGGCGGGCTGAAGAGCTTCGGCCACCCGGTGGGAGCCAGTGGCCTGCGCATGCACTATGAGGCGTGGCTGCAACTCCGGGGGCGGGCACCCGAGGAGCGGAGGATCGGCACGTTGGCCGACCGCAGCCGCGCCCTCGTGCACAACCTCGGGGGCTACCCAGGCGAAATGGTGTCCTTCGTGGGCATCGTCGGCACCGAGAAGGATTAG
- a CDS encoding PAC2 family protein, whose product MDELRWTADDLLASRLDRPILVVAFRGLFDAAGSATSAVEWLVERLDSSEIGEVDPETFFDFTQERPIVEFDGHGVRRVRWAANRVLAVRTPEGQRDLVLVAGVEPHLRWRTFTEALREAAARTESQMVVTLGSMSGMSPHSRPPAVTGSSTNRDLAERLGLDNPSYQGPTGVVGVLLDTMDRAGVPAISLRVSVPYYLPDSPNPKATRALLRRFEQVTGVDTAHAALDGPAAEWQLRVDQAVAGDEEVTEHVRRLESQVDRSEDLMPRGDDLAAELEAFLRDQDQRHSDED is encoded by the coding sequence GTGGACGAGCTCCGGTGGACCGCTGACGACCTGCTGGCTTCCCGGTTGGACCGGCCCATCCTGGTCGTGGCCTTCCGCGGCCTCTTCGACGCCGCCGGCTCGGCCACCTCGGCCGTCGAGTGGCTGGTCGAGCGTCTGGACAGTTCAGAAATCGGCGAGGTCGACCCGGAGACGTTCTTCGACTTCACCCAGGAGCGACCTATCGTGGAGTTCGACGGTCACGGAGTTCGACGGGTCCGGTGGGCCGCCAACCGGGTTCTAGCCGTCCGGACCCCGGAGGGCCAACGAGACCTGGTGCTGGTGGCCGGCGTGGAGCCGCACCTTCGGTGGCGAACATTCACCGAAGCCCTGCGGGAGGCAGCCGCCCGGACAGAGAGCCAGATGGTGGTGACCCTCGGGTCGATGAGCGGCATGTCGCCCCACTCCCGACCCCCGGCGGTCACCGGGAGTTCCACCAATCGAGATCTGGCCGAGCGCCTCGGCCTGGACAACCCCTCCTACCAGGGCCCAACCGGTGTGGTGGGGGTGCTGCTCGACACCATGGACCGGGCCGGGGTCCCGGCCATTTCCCTCCGAGTCTCGGTGCCTTACTACCTACCGGACTCCCCCAACCCGAAGGCCACCCGGGCCCTCCTGCGACGGTTCGAACAGGTGACTGGGGTGGACACAGCCCACGCCGCCCTGGACGGGCCGGCCGCCGAGTGGCAGTTGCGGGTCGACCAGGCGGTAGCCGGCGATGAGGAGGTAACCGAGCACGTCCGTCGGCTGGAGTCCCAGGTGGACCGATCCGAGGACCTGATGCCACGGGGCGACGATCTGGCCGCTGAGCTAGAGGCCTTCCTCCGGGACCAGGACCAACGCCACTCCGACGAGGACTGA
- a CDS encoding MFS transporter has product MTPAQDLHPPYRWVLFSGVCGVYFAFGVVAMSVPPLVGEVRADLGLSRSAMGLALGAWQLVYIVSAPAGGRLLDRLGVRRGIVLGSLVVAASGFLRASAGGLGSLWLAIALFGVGGPLISAGAPKAVGLWFADKRERRLAIGVYSTMPAVGGMATLVLSNSVLMPLTGSWRTTIVVETSLIVLALGVWLVVSGRGPEPPVSLGSPAAGSGDRRALLASPEVRIVLVLGLGVFFIGHGLGGWMPEALREHSGFSPMAAANWVALSGLIGVVTSLVVPQRTDRRRLPSAMVVLLAMVAVGVLAVVALPTALDPIPVVASGVRFALVPLVLVALMESEPVGPTNTGVAYGLWFAVAEVGGVTGPLVMGWVADTSAGFGGAFALMAAVCAAMVLPVSRLRRLTRGGVSSATT; this is encoded by the coding sequence GTGACACCAGCTCAGGACCTCCACCCTCCCTACCGGTGGGTGCTGTTCAGCGGGGTATGCGGCGTCTACTTCGCCTTCGGGGTGGTGGCCATGTCGGTCCCCCCGCTGGTCGGGGAGGTCCGGGCCGACCTGGGCCTCAGCCGCAGCGCCATGGGGTTGGCTCTCGGGGCGTGGCAGCTCGTCTACATCGTGAGCGCCCCGGCAGGCGGACGGCTACTGGACCGCCTCGGCGTGCGCCGGGGCATCGTGCTGGGGTCCCTTGTGGTGGCGGCCAGCGGGTTCCTGCGGGCGTCAGCCGGAGGGCTGGGATCGCTCTGGTTGGCAATCGCTCTGTTCGGCGTCGGCGGTCCCCTCATCTCGGCCGGCGCCCCGAAGGCCGTTGGCCTGTGGTTCGCCGACAAGCGCGAGCGGCGCTTGGCCATCGGGGTGTACAGCACCATGCCGGCCGTCGGGGGCATGGCCACCCTGGTCCTCTCCAACTCGGTACTCATGCCCCTCACCGGGTCATGGCGTACGACCATCGTGGTGGAGACGAGCCTCATCGTTCTGGCCCTGGGCGTTTGGCTGGTCGTCTCGGGCCGTGGCCCAGAGCCCCCGGTCAGCCTCGGGTCACCGGCCGCCGGCTCTGGCGATCGGCGTGCTTTGCTGGCCAGCCCTGAGGTCCGCATCGTGCTCGTGCTAGGACTCGGCGTGTTCTTCATCGGCCACGGCCTGGGGGGTTGGATGCCCGAAGCCCTGCGGGAACACAGCGGCTTCTCGCCCATGGCGGCCGCAAACTGGGTTGCCCTGAGTGGCCTGATCGGGGTGGTTACCTCGCTGGTCGTGCCGCAACGGACGGACCGCCGGCGCCTGCCCTCAGCCATGGTCGTACTGCTGGCCATGGTGGCCGTGGGGGTCCTGGCCGTGGTGGCGCTGCCCACAGCGCTGGACCCGATACCGGTGGTTGCCTCCGGAGTACGGTTCGCCCTGGTGCCCCTCGTCCTGGTGGCCCTCATGGAATCGGAGCCCGTGGGGCCGACCAACACCGGGGTGGCCTACGGGCTGTGGTTCGCGGTGGCCGAGGTGGGAGGGGTGACAGGGCCCCTCGTGATGGGCTGGGTGGCCGACACGTCTGCCGGCTTCGGCGGCGCCTTCGCCCTGATGGCTGCAGTGTGTGCAGCCATGGTGCTACCAGTGTCCCGGCTCCGTCGGCTCACCAGGGGAGGGGTAAGTTCGGCCACCACCTGA
- a CDS encoding arylsulfatase, which translates to MTTDETAADPTAAYAGFTGEVGRIMSTSTPAWTRPSTAPDSAPNVLVVLVDDLGYSDVGCYGSEVDTPNIDRLAADGLRYTNFHVNPMCSPTRASLLTGLNHHLAGVGTVCHMEPGFPGYAATIRDDAVTMGEVLRDAGWSTLMVGKWHLCPDSELSEAGPRTGWPCQKGFDRFYGILDGFTNFHQPHRLYEDNRALDVDDYPEGYYFTDDLTDRALGMVHELRDGHPRTPWFLYFAHGAVHAPLQAKPADIEKYRGRYEAGWDEVRRLRFERQKQLGIMADDVVLPPRNTEENYAVRAWDELTVTEKEVFARYQEIFAGMVDNVDQNLGRLRTGLEEMGEWENTIVVFTSDNGGSREGLDNGTSAYFRTLIGQTRPNPLDSVELDHSRMDLMGGPQTLPHYPSGWAMVSGTPFRLYKINTHQGGHQVPFILSKGSGLPGAGGIRRQYQHITDLLPTVLEMVGVDLPTARDGRPVPPPAGASFQKSLDDPDAASTHPEQYYEQMGHRGMYRDGWSAVVCRKPRTPFSGEEWELHNLAEDPTESQNLAADYPDLLAELIEAWEQAAWANQVFPLDEGNNLKNLLRPPWSTETAAEAHFLPGSPTTERYRSLQLVNYRSFEVEVSLEVAVDDHGTLVAHGDQGGGYALYVVDGWLQLAWNGYGSLVEVDGGPVAPGTTSVVLAVEAVGDLVVHAQLRVDGAVTGGARNLPALTAMAPFQGIDVGIDRRSPVSWEVRERFGTFPWTGTLHRVTYRPGELAPDAGPRWLDVLREAGTKYE; encoded by the coding sequence ATGACCACCGACGAAACAGCGGCCGACCCGACAGCCGCCTACGCGGGATTCACCGGCGAGGTTGGACGGATCATGTCGACCTCAACCCCGGCCTGGACACGCCCGTCCACCGCCCCGGACAGCGCCCCGAACGTACTGGTCGTCCTGGTGGACGACCTTGGCTATAGCGACGTGGGCTGCTATGGCTCCGAGGTGGACACCCCAAACATTGACCGACTGGCCGCCGACGGCCTGCGCTACACCAACTTCCACGTCAACCCGATGTGCTCACCCACCCGGGCCTCCCTGCTGACCGGTCTGAACCACCACCTGGCCGGCGTGGGCACCGTATGCCATATGGAGCCCGGCTTCCCCGGCTACGCGGCGACCATCCGGGACGACGCCGTCACCATGGGAGAGGTACTCCGCGATGCCGGATGGTCCACCCTCATGGTCGGAAAGTGGCACCTGTGCCCAGACTCGGAACTCAGCGAAGCCGGCCCCCGGACCGGGTGGCCGTGCCAGAAGGGCTTTGACCGCTTCTACGGGATCCTGGACGGCTTTACGAACTTCCACCAGCCCCACCGCCTCTACGAGGACAATCGGGCACTGGACGTCGACGACTACCCCGAGGGCTACTACTTCACCGACGACCTGACCGACCGGGCCCTAGGCATGGTGCACGAGCTACGCGACGGCCACCCCCGGACACCCTGGTTCCTGTACTTCGCCCACGGAGCGGTCCATGCCCCCCTGCAGGCCAAGCCGGCCGACATTGAGAAGTACCGGGGCCGGTACGAGGCGGGCTGGGACGAAGTCCGGCGACTCCGCTTTGAACGCCAGAAGCAGCTGGGGATCATGGCCGACGACGTGGTTCTGCCGCCCCGGAACACCGAGGAGAACTACGCCGTGCGGGCCTGGGACGAGCTCACGGTGACGGAGAAAGAGGTCTTCGCCCGCTACCAGGAGATCTTCGCCGGGATGGTCGACAACGTGGATCAGAATCTAGGACGGCTCCGGACGGGTCTGGAGGAGATGGGGGAGTGGGAGAACACCATTGTGGTATTCACCTCCGACAACGGGGGGAGCCGTGAAGGCTTGGACAACGGCACCTCGGCCTACTTTCGCACCCTCATCGGCCAGACCCGACCCAATCCCCTGGACTCCGTTGAGCTGGACCACTCCCGAATGGACCTGATGGGTGGCCCGCAGACCTTGCCCCACTACCCGTCGGGGTGGGCCATGGTGTCGGGGACCCCGTTCCGCCTCTACAAGATCAACACTCACCAGGGTGGACACCAGGTTCCGTTCATCCTGTCGAAAGGCTCGGGCCTCCCTGGAGCAGGGGGTATCCGGCGCCAGTATCAGCACATCACCGATCTCCTGCCCACCGTCCTGGAGATGGTGGGCGTTGACCTGCCCACCGCGCGCGACGGTCGGCCGGTGCCACCTCCCGCTGGGGCCAGCTTCCAGAAATCGTTGGACGATCCGGACGCCGCCAGCACTCACCCCGAGCAGTACTACGAGCAGATGGGTCATCGCGGCATGTACCGGGACGGTTGGTCGGCTGTGGTCTGCCGGAAGCCCCGGACACCGTTCAGCGGGGAGGAGTGGGAGCTCCACAACCTGGCCGAGGATCCGACGGAGAGTCAGAACCTGGCCGCCGACTACCCCGATCTGCTGGCCGAGCTGATCGAGGCATGGGAGCAAGCGGCGTGGGCCAACCAGGTGTTTCCCCTCGATGAGGGCAACAACCTGAAGAACCTGCTGCGACCCCCGTGGAGCACCGAGACGGCCGCCGAGGCCCACTTCCTACCCGGCAGCCCGACTACCGAGCGGTACCGGTCACTGCAACTCGTCAACTACCGCTCCTTCGAGGTCGAAGTGTCGCTCGAGGTGGCGGTCGATGACCACGGAACGCTGGTGGCCCACGGCGACCAGGGCGGCGGCTACGCCCTCTACGTAGTGGACGGGTGGCTCCAGCTGGCCTGGAACGGCTACGGCTCGTTAGTAGAGGTGGACGGCGGACCGGTCGCCCCGGGGACCACCTCGGTGGTGCTGGCCGTGGAGGCGGTCGGAGACCTTGTCGTCCACGCACAGCTCCGGGTGGATGGGGCAGTCACCGGTGGGGCCCGGAACCTTCCGGCCCTGACCGCCATGGCGCCCTTTCAGGGCATTGACGTAGGGATCGACCGCCGTTCCCCGGTGTCGTGGGAGGTCCGGGAGCGGTTCGGGACCTTCCCGTGGACGGGGACGCTGCACCGGGTGACCTACCGTCCAGGGGAGTTGGCGCCGGACGCCGGCCCCCGATGGTTGGATGTCTTGCGCGAGGCCGGAACAAAATACGAGTAG
- a CDS encoding cysteine hydrolase — MDLADLVDPAHTALCVVECQNGVVGPASSIPAVAAAVADADLLARLGTLAVVARSVGVRVVHCTFRSREDLWGGNRNSRLFAAARKSEVQQVEGTAAVEPAAELGFDADVDVVVSRSHGLSAASGTQLIPLLRNESVATVVVVGVSLNVAVPNTVFDLVNAGFQVVVPTDGSVATDADYGNRVLEHTLAHVSTLTDVTTLAGVWQR, encoded by the coding sequence ATGGACCTAGCCGACCTAGTCGACCCGGCCCACACCGCGTTATGCGTGGTGGAGTGCCAGAACGGGGTGGTCGGGCCGGCGTCCAGCATTCCCGCGGTAGCCGCTGCTGTGGCCGATGCCGACCTGCTGGCCCGTCTCGGAACCCTGGCAGTCGTCGCCCGGTCAGTCGGGGTCCGGGTAGTGCACTGCACCTTCCGGTCCCGGGAAGACCTGTGGGGCGGAAACCGGAACTCTCGGCTGTTCGCAGCCGCCCGGAAGTCCGAAGTCCAGCAGGTTGAGGGGACGGCGGCCGTGGAACCGGCAGCCGAGCTGGGATTCGACGCCGACGTGGACGTCGTGGTGTCCCGGTCCCACGGCCTGTCGGCAGCGTCGGGAACCCAGCTGATCCCCCTCCTCCGAAACGAGTCGGTGGCCACCGTGGTGGTTGTCGGCGTATCGCTGAACGTGGCCGTCCCCAACACCGTGTTCGACCTGGTCAACGCGGGTTTCCAAGTCGTGGTGCCCACCGACGGCTCTGTGGCCACCGATGCCGACTACGGCAACCGGGTCCTCGAGCACACGCTGGCCCACGTATCCACCCTGACCGATGTGACAACCCTGGCCGGAGTCTGGCAGCGCTGA
- a CDS encoding SulP family inorganic anion transporter, translating to MPDDRTGGPSAPPNRPVPADLLAGLSVAMVLVPQSMAYAELAGLPPHLGLFASALPPILAAFFASSPYLQTGPVALTSLLTFGALAGLAEVGTANYVALAALLALLVGVTRLVLGLLRLGVVTYLMRDPVVTGFTSAAAILILASQLPKAFGVVAPEGGVLWRAGWSLGHPDRWEAAALAIAVVTALLVLAGRRVIHRLFPGALVAVGGGILVSRLADYGGPVVGDVPTGMPNLSLDLPWGSTGSLLVGGILIALVGYAEPASIARVFADAEGQKWSASREFVSQGVANVVAAFSGSFPVGGSFSRSSLNRLAGARTRWSGLVTGVTVLVFLPFADVLAPLPRATLGGVVIAAVVGLVRPAELVGMVRRSTSDALVAWVTFAATLALAPRVEQGVLVGILLSLAIGVRRRRTG from the coding sequence GTGCCCGACGACCGGACCGGCGGACCGTCCGCCCCCCCGAACCGCCCAGTTCCGGCCGACCTCCTGGCCGGGCTGAGCGTGGCCATGGTGCTTGTGCCCCAATCCATGGCCTACGCCGAGTTAGCCGGACTGCCCCCCCACCTGGGTCTCTTCGCCTCGGCTCTCCCCCCCATCCTGGCCGCCTTCTTCGCCTCTTCGCCCTACCTGCAGACCGGGCCGGTGGCCCTGACCAGCCTCCTGACCTTCGGCGCCCTGGCCGGCCTGGCCGAGGTGGGTACGGCCAACTATGTGGCCTTGGCCGCCCTGCTAGCCCTGCTGGTCGGGGTAACCCGGTTGGTCCTCGGGCTCCTCCGCCTTGGAGTCGTGACTTACCTCATGCGCGACCCCGTAGTCACGGGCTTCACGTCAGCGGCGGCCATCCTGATCCTGGCCTCCCAACTCCCGAAAGCCTTCGGCGTAGTCGCCCCGGAAGGCGGAGTGCTCTGGCGGGCCGGCTGGTCCCTCGGCCACCCGGACCGGTGGGAGGCGGCAGCCCTAGCCATCGCCGTGGTGACGGCGCTGCTGGTGCTGGCTGGCCGTCGGGTTATCCACCGGCTGTTCCCCGGTGCGTTGGTGGCCGTGGGGGGCGGCATCCTGGTCAGCCGGCTGGCCGATTACGGGGGTCCGGTGGTGGGCGACGTCCCCACTGGCATGCCCAACCTGTCGCTCGACCTCCCGTGGGGATCGACGGGATCGCTCCTGGTGGGAGGGATCCTCATCGCCCTGGTCGGTTACGCCGAACCGGCGTCCATCGCTCGGGTGTTCGCTGACGCGGAGGGCCAGAAGTGGAGCGCCAGCCGGGAGTTCGTGAGCCAGGGGGTGGCCAACGTTGTCGCCGCCTTCTCAGGCTCCTTCCCGGTAGGTGGGTCATTCAGCCGATCCTCGCTGAACCGTCTGGCCGGCGCCCGCACCCGGTGGTCGGGCCTGGTCACTGGGGTGACCGTCTTGGTCTTCCTGCCCTTCGCCGATGTCCTAGCCCCCTTGCCGCGAGCCACTCTGGGTGGCGTGGTCATCGCCGCCGTGGTCGGCCTGGTCAGACCGGCGGAGCTGGTGGGAATGGTCCGGCGCTCGACCAGCGACGCCCTGGTGGCCTGGGTGACGTTCGCCGCCACGCTGGCCCTGGCCCCCCGGGTGGAGCAGGGTGTCCTGGTGGGGATCCTGCTCTCGCTGGCCATCGGGGTTCGGAGGCGCCGCACCGGCTGA
- a CDS encoding cytochrome P450, whose protein sequence is MSRDQPRSIDLLDGDFYVSDPYPTYAWLREHDPVHRDTVNDLWGISRYDDVVAIERDKETFVSSGTERGYRPNIPADRSIIGLDDPHHTLRRNVVSRRFTPRATSRWEDHVRGVVTGLLDDVLAGGRSEVVGELAAPLPAQMIGLLLGFPAEMWPKLQEWSERTIALGGGPRYHDQSGIAAAMEFAGACAELYEAKKPGVADGCPLDDVMSVWIDRQHRGLEGHEFGLSEMISDCLLLLDGGAETTRTVLARTMVELARQPDQWALLREGSDLAVATEEFIRWVTPIHNMCRTAGTDTEVAGTTVRAGDQVILMYSSANRDPAHFVDPEAFDVTRSPNHHLAFGFGTHFCLGAALARLEIRVFFEEFVSRVAGLRLVPGTTPVEMPNSFVYGLREAHLELEPA, encoded by the coding sequence ATGTCGAGGGACCAGCCGCGGAGCATCGACCTGCTGGACGGCGATTTCTACGTCAGCGACCCCTACCCCACCTACGCCTGGCTGCGCGAGCACGACCCGGTGCACCGCGACACCGTGAACGACCTGTGGGGCATCTCCCGTTACGACGACGTCGTAGCCATCGAGCGGGACAAGGAGACCTTCGTCTCCTCGGGAACCGAGCGGGGCTACCGGCCCAACATTCCGGCGGACCGCTCGATCATCGGCCTGGACGACCCCCACCACACGCTGCGTCGCAATGTGGTGTCGCGTCGCTTTACCCCACGGGCCACCAGTCGGTGGGAGGACCACGTCCGCGGCGTGGTCACCGGCCTGCTAGACGACGTGCTAGCCGGCGGACGATCCGAGGTGGTCGGCGAGTTGGCGGCACCCCTACCGGCCCAGATGATTGGCCTCCTGCTCGGGTTCCCAGCCGAGATGTGGCCGAAGCTCCAGGAGTGGTCGGAGCGAACCATTGCCCTGGGCGGCGGCCCCCGCTACCACGACCAGTCGGGGATCGCAGCCGCCATGGAGTTCGCCGGCGCCTGCGCCGAACTCTACGAGGCCAAGAAGCCCGGGGTCGCCGACGGCTGCCCTCTGGACGATGTCATGTCGGTCTGGATCGACCGCCAGCACCGGGGCCTCGAAGGCCATGAGTTCGGCCTGAGTGAGATGATCTCCGACTGCTTGCTCCTCTTAGACGGCGGAGCCGAGACGACGCGGACGGTGCTCGCCCGCACCATGGTGGAACTGGCCCGACAACCCGACCAGTGGGCCCTTCTGCGCGAGGGCTCCGACCTGGCCGTGGCCACTGAGGAGTTCATCCGCTGGGTGACGCCCATCCACAACATGTGCCGGACGGCGGGCACCGACACCGAAGTGGCCGGTACCACCGTCCGGGCTGGCGACCAGGTGATCCTCATGTACTCGTCGGCAAACCGGGACCCGGCCCACTTCGTCGATCCGGAGGCCTTCGACGTCACCCGGTCGCCCAACCACCACCTGGCCTTCGGGTTCGGAACCCACTTCTGCCTCGGGGCGGCGTTGGCCCGGCTAGAGATCCGGGTGTTCTTCGAGGAGTTCGTGAGCCGGGTGGCCGGCCTGCGTTTGGTTCCCGGGACCACCCCGGTGGAGATGCCGAACTCGTTCGTCTACGGGCTCCGCGAGGCCCACCTGGAGCTAGAGCCGGCCTGA